A window of Hymenobacter aerilatus contains these coding sequences:
- a CDS encoding carboxylate-amine ligase — protein sequence MGKPVFTLGIEEEFQTIDPETRDLRSHMSQIVEGGKMILQEQVKAEMHQSVVEVGTTICHNIEEARHQVTHLRRQVIELADRVGLQIAAAGTHPFSRWQDQPITVDARYDKIVEELQEAARSNLVFGMHVHVGVETRELGVYMMNALRYFLPHIFALSTNSPFWEGRETGYKSFRTKVFERFPRTGIPEHFGSASEYDAYINLLIKTGCIDNGKKIWWDLRLHPFFNTIEYRVCDMMLRVDEAVALAALMQALVAKVYKLMISNLTFRQYRKALINENKWRAARYGLDGKLIDFGKQEELPTRNLIQELLDFVDDVLDELGSRHEVEYIHKMMEMGTGADRQLKVFRETGDLKKVVDFIVQETSHGL from the coding sequence ATGGGCAAGCCGGTTTTCACCCTTGGAATAGAGGAAGAGTTTCAGACGATTGACCCGGAAACGCGTGACCTTCGCTCCCATATGTCGCAGATTGTGGAGGGGGGTAAGATGATTTTGCAGGAGCAGGTGAAGGCCGAGATGCACCAGTCGGTGGTGGAGGTAGGCACTACAATTTGTCATAACATTGAGGAGGCCCGTCACCAAGTGACGCACCTGCGCCGCCAGGTGATTGAACTGGCCGACCGGGTAGGGCTACAAATTGCGGCCGCGGGCACGCACCCCTTTTCGCGCTGGCAGGACCAACCTATTACGGTGGATGCTCGCTACGACAAGATTGTGGAGGAATTGCAGGAGGCGGCCCGCTCCAACCTTGTGTTTGGTATGCACGTGCACGTGGGGGTAGAAACCCGCGAGCTAGGCGTATACATGATGAACGCGCTGCGCTATTTCCTACCCCACATCTTCGCGCTTAGTACCAACTCACCCTTTTGGGAAGGCCGCGAAACCGGTTATAAATCCTTCAGAACCAAAGTATTCGAACGTTTCCCGCGTACGGGCATTCCCGAGCACTTCGGCAGCGCCAGTGAGTACGACGCCTACATCAACCTGCTCATCAAGACGGGCTGTATTGATAATGGCAAGAAGATTTGGTGGGACTTGCGCTTGCACCCGTTCTTCAATACGATTGAGTACCGCGTGTGCGACATGATGCTGCGCGTGGATGAAGCTGTGGCCCTGGCCGCGCTCATGCAGGCGCTAGTGGCGAAGGTGTATAAGCTGATGATCAGCAACCTCACCTTCCGGCAGTACCGCAAGGCCCTCATCAACGAGAACAAATGGCGCGCCGCCCGCTACGGCCTCGATGGCAAGCTCATCGACTTTGGCAAGCAGGAAGAACTCCCTACCCGCAACCTGATTCAGGAATTACTGGACTTTGTGGATGATGTGCTCGACGAGCTAGGGAGCCGCCATGAGGTGGAATACATCCACAAAATGATGGAAATGGGCACCGGCGCCGACCGTCAGCTGAAGGTATTCCGCGAAACCGGCGACCTGAAGAAAGTCGTTGATTTCATCGTGCAGGAAACCTCTCACGGTTTGTAA
- a CDS encoding alpha/beta hydrolase-fold protein has protein sequence MNQPVSFPTQNTTVTVVRRLRLASRALRRTVRFDVVLPPGYDPAAPAPYPVLYLNDGQDLRRLHLPATLNALYRHRAVQPFVLVAIQAGVRVQEYGTAAYADYLGRGSRAKHYTEFLLTEMLPYAQARYHVSAAPSEVVVAGFSLSGLAAFDFVWHHPEVALRAGVFSGSFWWRRRALDQGYTDADRLMHLLVREGQAAPGQRFWLQTGTLDETNDRNHNGIIDAIEDTLDLMTELEHHGLRPDQEVRYVEVVDGRHNQATWGRILPDFLQWAFGQAEAGEWLTADELLGSRRVWGSPSRLARHRRRLRPQPATLPPYPNAASLADFPLQPAIQRPQPGQYPAYFDESYIPRVPVGANPLVQLEQQLREVQQVVGQLTDEQALTNYGPGKWSIKEALIHVLDSERVFAYRALCFARGEQQTLPGFDQDAYVPEAGANNRPLADILTEYAAVRSATLALFRSFTPAQLDRVGFTASGPVSVRALLFAIPGHEAHHLHLLRERYLPLLP, from the coding sequence ATGAATCAGCCTGTTTCTTTTCCTACGCAAAACACGACCGTTACGGTGGTTCGCCGGTTACGGTTGGCTTCGCGTGCCCTGCGTCGCACCGTGCGGTTTGATGTGGTGCTGCCCCCCGGCTACGACCCGGCAGCGCCCGCGCCCTACCCTGTGCTTTACCTCAACGATGGGCAGGACCTGCGCCGCCTGCACCTGCCGGCCACGCTCAACGCGCTTTATCGTCATCGGGCGGTGCAGCCGTTTGTGCTGGTGGCCATTCAGGCGGGTGTGCGGGTGCAGGAGTACGGCACCGCCGCCTACGCCGACTACCTGGGTAGGGGTAGCCGTGCCAAGCACTACACCGAGTTTCTGCTCACCGAAATGCTACCCTACGCCCAGGCGCGCTACCACGTGAGTGCGGCCCCCAGCGAGGTAGTGGTAGCGGGCTTCTCTCTCAGTGGGTTAGCAGCCTTCGATTTTGTGTGGCACCATCCCGAAGTTGCCTTACGGGCGGGGGTATTTTCGGGCTCGTTCTGGTGGCGCCGCCGCGCCCTCGACCAGGGCTATACCGATGCCGACCGCCTTATGCACCTGCTTGTACGCGAGGGACAGGCCGCGCCTGGCCAGCGGTTCTGGCTGCAAACCGGCACCCTCGATGAAACCAACGACCGTAACCACAACGGCATTATCGATGCCATTGAAGATACATTGGACTTAATGACGGAGTTGGAGCACCACGGCCTGCGTCCTGACCAAGAGGTGCGTTACGTGGAGGTGGTAGACGGCCGGCACAACCAAGCCACGTGGGGCCGCATCCTGCCCGATTTCCTGCAATGGGCCTTCGGGCAAGCAGAGGCAGGGGAGTGGCTCACGGCGGATGAGCTGTTGGGTAGCCGTCGGGTGTGGGGCAGCCCCAGCCGCCTGGCGCGGCACCGGCGGCGCCTGCGGCCGCAGCCCGCTACCCTGCCGCCCTACCCCAACGCCGCCAGCCTCGCCGACTTTCCCCTGCAGCCCGCCATCCAGCGGCCGCAGCCGGGGCAATATCCAGCGTATTTCGATGAGTCGTACATCCCACGTGTGCCAGTGGGTGCCAACCCCTTAGTGCAACTGGAGCAACAGCTCCGCGAGGTGCAGCAGGTAGTAGGCCAGCTCACCGATGAGCAAGCCCTTACCAACTACGGCCCCGGCAAGTGGAGCATCAAGGAAGCGCTGATACACGTGCTGGACTCCGAAAGGGTATTTGCCTATCGCGCCCTGTGCTTTGCCCGCGGCGAGCAGCAAACCCTACCTGGCTTCGACCAAGATGCCTACGTGCCCGAGGCCGGAGCCAACAACCGCCCCCTGGCCGATATCCTGACGGAATACGCCGCCGTGCGCAGTGCCACACTAGCGCTGTTCCGCTCGTTCACGCCTGCGCAGCTGGATAGGGTAGGCTTCACGGCCAGCGGCCCCGTAAGCGTACGGGCGTTGCTGTTTGCCATTCCCGGTCACGAGGCGCACCACCTGCATCTCCTGCGGGAGCGGTACTTGCCACTGTTGCCGTAA
- a CDS encoding esterase family protein has translation MQETYRPFYSHALGHDVEMLVFGERGYPVIVFPTSGGRYYQAKDFGLVDAAASLIDSGKIRLYCVDSVDGYSWYGQHLPPQERLHNHVRYDQMLTEELVPMLQRENSVPKVAVAGCSFGGYHALNFAFRHPSQVSYLFSMGAKFDISNFLGGYHNDDLYFNNPPAYIPAAQDDNFYHMGIVLGSAVDDFCKQGNIEMSEILNRKGIRHWLDIRPYGTHDWPVWRDMFPEYLAQIEA, from the coding sequence GTGCAGGAAACCTACCGCCCCTTCTACTCCCACGCCCTCGGTCACGACGTTGAAATGCTGGTTTTCGGCGAGCGTGGCTACCCCGTTATTGTCTTCCCTACCTCCGGTGGGCGCTATTATCAGGCCAAGGATTTTGGTTTGGTAGATGCTGCTGCTTCGTTGATCGACAGTGGCAAAATCCGCCTCTACTGCGTAGATAGCGTGGATGGTTACAGCTGGTACGGCCAGCACCTGCCGCCCCAAGAGCGCCTGCACAACCACGTCCGCTACGACCAGATGCTGACCGAGGAGCTGGTGCCTATGCTGCAACGCGAAAACAGCGTGCCCAAAGTAGCGGTGGCCGGGTGCAGCTTCGGCGGCTACCATGCCCTCAACTTTGCCTTCCGCCACCCTAGCCAGGTGAGCTATCTATTTTCCATGGGCGCTAAGTTCGACATCAGCAACTTTCTGGGCGGCTACCACAACGACGACCTCTACTTCAACAATCCACCGGCCTATATCCCCGCCGCCCAGGACGACAATTTCTACCACATGGGCATTGTGCTCGGCTCGGCTGTAGACGATTTTTGCAAGCAAGGCAACATTGAAATGTCGGAAATCCTGAACCGCAAGGGTATCCGCCACTGGCTCGACATCCGCCCCTACGGCACTCACGATTGGCCGGTATGGCGCGATATGTTCCCGGAATATTTAGCCCAAATTGAGGCGTAG
- a CDS encoding type 1 glutamine amidotransferase, with translation MKSLKIAVLDMYNNFPNQGMRCILKILQQLQAEVAVPVTYDVFNVRAEVALPGLDYDIYISSGGPGSPLPSDEPWETPYFGLIDQLLAWNRTHEQKKYVLLICHSFQLVSRHLQVGELSARKSTSFGIFPMHMTEAGQQDPLLGLLPNPFMAVDSRDFQVTNPDEDHLQRLGVQVLAMEKDRPHVPFDRAIMALRFTPEMVGTQFHPEADGEGMLHYMLTTERRQQVIDTHGQQKYDDMVRLLQDPEAIELTERILVPAFLRQSVAALTAEQPVTL, from the coding sequence ATGAAGTCATTGAAAATTGCCGTTCTGGATATGTACAACAATTTCCCAAACCAGGGAATGCGCTGTATCCTGAAGATCTTACAACAACTACAGGCCGAAGTGGCCGTGCCCGTCACCTACGACGTGTTCAACGTGCGCGCCGAGGTGGCGCTGCCGGGCCTCGACTACGATATCTACATTTCGTCGGGCGGCCCTGGCTCGCCCCTACCCTCCGACGAGCCCTGGGAAACGCCTTACTTCGGGCTCATCGATCAGCTGCTGGCCTGGAACCGCACGCACGAGCAGAAGAAGTACGTGCTGCTGATTTGCCACTCCTTCCAGTTGGTGAGCCGCCACTTGCAGGTAGGCGAGCTGAGCGCCCGCAAGTCGACCTCCTTCGGCATCTTCCCGATGCATATGACCGAGGCTGGCCAGCAAGACCCCCTGCTGGGCCTATTGCCCAATCCGTTTATGGCCGTCGACTCGCGCGATTTTCAGGTGACGAATCCCGATGAGGACCACTTACAGCGGTTGGGTGTACAGGTGCTGGCGATGGAAAAGGACCGCCCCCACGTACCCTTTGACCGAGCTATTATGGCCCTGCGCTTCACGCCGGAGATGGTAGGAACCCAGTTTCACCCCGAAGCCGACGGCGAAGGTATGCTGCACTACATGCTAACCACCGAGCGCCGCCAGCAGGTGATTGACACTCACGGCCAGCAGAAGTACGATGACATGGTACGCCTGCTGCAAGACCCCGAGGCTATTGAGTTAACCGAGCGCATTCTGGTGCCGGCCTTCTTGCGGCAATCAGTAGCAGCGCTGACGGCTGAGCAGCCGGTTACTCTTTAG
- a CDS encoding T9SS-dependent choice-of-anchor J family protein codes for MKHSLLRIRSAATALALLCGIGSATAQATLGNSPYTENFDQLANGLPTGFSVRTGASATALGTPATLGTTAAPASPTSWNTTSGGFYNYASGTSGLTSTATSAEQAAATNRALGIRQTTSLGNPGGAFVFQIDNTTAKTNFALRFKLQSLDASSPRITTWQVDYGIGSNPTTFTTVGSSATTGDKIFGSKDIAVDFGSQLDNQTGPVWIRIVTLTTSGNSSTGEGGNRPTSAIDDFALTWNTTAPNAPTLTVLPNGLGFGRVTLAAPSTVVGYTLTGTNLTGTTTITAPESFSVSKTATGTFGSTLTYTVAELATPQTVHVRFTPTVAGPVSGTITHTSPGAANQSVAVTGTGVDPNNLVFNFDECTAALGGWAQYSVTGAQTWACTTFGRDAADATGKASKPNGVQINGFANSVSVPNEDWFISPAFNTSSFAYPLFSFWSRTAFNGPPLKLRVSTNYSGTGNPLATGVTWTDLDVSFPAIGSDAWTQTAGVDLSEYKSQTTYVAFVYTSSDEESARWTLDDISLTNSATPPAPALATTTRSLDFGYVAANATATQTFTVTPRNLTAPFTVTATGAAFQVSKDGTTFGNSATYTVEEANNQTKTLTVRFRPTQNQQSYTGSLALASTNAPSITVTLSGNTYNTANTLEVVNWNVEWFGSTQNGPSNKDQQQTNVRTILNSLKADIYGLVEVVDTARLGPIVRQLPGGGYTYRVSDFGSYADNAQDPDYATAQKLAFVYNTNIFKNVVISSLFRCTQAENCPEFNYWSSGRFPYLLDADVTLNGATQHFTFVLIHAKANTSPTSTSYERRKNAADGLKAALDANYKGKNVIILGDFNDDLDQTITTGLNTTATSYSAFTTDVANYTALTLPLSLAGQRSTVGYNDVIDHVIVTKATESLVVPNSTEILTSVANLVTNYGNTTTDHYPVQTRYTFGVTTPTKNAAANRQVEVYPNPVTNAIRLNLPEPAAKTLHLRVLSVDGRQVAMGTGSLEQLNQQLNKGLSQLKAGVYIIQVNGGTQTYVKRFIKQ; via the coding sequence ATGAAACACTCTTTACTAAGGATACGAAGCGCCGCAACGGCTTTAGCCTTGCTATGCGGCATCGGCAGTGCCACGGCGCAGGCAACGCTGGGTAACAGCCCCTATACGGAGAATTTCGATCAGCTTGCCAACGGATTGCCAACAGGTTTCAGCGTACGCACAGGTGCATCGGCTACTGCACTCGGCACACCTGCTACACTTGGTACTACCGCCGCTCCAGCATCGCCTACGTCGTGGAATACAACCTCCGGCGGTTTTTATAACTATGCCTCCGGCACCAGCGGCCTCACCAGCACCGCAACGTCTGCGGAGCAGGCGGCGGCTACCAACCGCGCCCTGGGCATCCGGCAGACCACCTCACTAGGCAATCCTGGCGGGGCATTCGTTTTTCAAATTGATAATACAACCGCCAAAACCAATTTTGCCTTACGCTTTAAACTCCAGTCATTGGATGCCTCCTCGCCGCGTATCACCACTTGGCAGGTAGACTATGGTATTGGTAGCAACCCCACTACTTTTACCACGGTGGGTAGCTCTGCTACCACAGGCGACAAGATTTTCGGTAGCAAAGACATTGCGGTTGATTTCGGCAGCCAGTTGGATAACCAGACTGGCCCGGTCTGGATTCGCATTGTAACGCTCACGACTTCGGGCAACTCCAGCACTGGCGAGGGTGGCAACCGGCCTACCTCGGCCATTGATGATTTTGCACTGACCTGGAACACCACGGCCCCCAACGCGCCTACCCTGACGGTACTTCCGAATGGCCTGGGCTTTGGCCGCGTTACCCTTGCTGCTCCCTCCACCGTGGTTGGCTACACGCTCACGGGCACCAACCTCACGGGCACTACCACCATCACGGCTCCAGAGAGTTTTAGCGTTTCTAAAACCGCTACCGGCACCTTTGGCTCTACCCTGACTTACACGGTAGCTGAGCTAGCTACGCCGCAAACAGTGCACGTGCGCTTCACGCCGACCGTGGCTGGGCCCGTATCGGGCACGATTACGCATACCTCACCTGGTGCTGCCAACCAAAGCGTGGCAGTAACCGGCACAGGCGTCGACCCCAACAACCTGGTGTTCAATTTTGATGAGTGTACGGCCGCACTGGGTGGCTGGGCGCAGTATAGCGTGACCGGCGCGCAGACCTGGGCCTGCACCACCTTCGGGCGCGATGCCGCCGATGCCACCGGCAAAGCCAGCAAGCCCAACGGTGTGCAGATCAACGGTTTCGCAAATAGTGTGAGCGTTCCGAACGAAGACTGGTTTATCTCGCCGGCCTTCAATACCTCTTCCTTTGCCTACCCTCTCTTCTCGTTCTGGAGCCGGACAGCTTTCAACGGGCCTCCCCTGAAACTGCGCGTTTCGACGAACTATTCCGGCACGGGCAACCCGCTGGCTACCGGCGTAACCTGGACGGATCTGGATGTGAGCTTCCCCGCCATTGGCTCCGATGCCTGGACGCAAACCGCTGGCGTGGACCTGAGCGAGTACAAAAGCCAGACGACGTACGTAGCCTTCGTGTATACCTCTTCGGATGAGGAAAGTGCACGCTGGACGCTGGACGACATTAGCCTGACGAACTCGGCTACCCCACCCGCACCTGCCCTGGCCACGACTACTCGCAGCCTGGATTTTGGCTACGTGGCAGCGAATGCTACAGCTACGCAAACCTTCACGGTAACCCCGCGCAACCTGACGGCGCCTTTCACGGTGACGGCCACCGGCGCCGCTTTCCAAGTGTCGAAGGATGGTACCACGTTCGGCAACTCGGCTACCTACACGGTAGAAGAAGCAAACAACCAAACAAAAACCCTGACGGTACGCTTCCGCCCCACGCAGAACCAGCAGAGCTACACCGGTAGCTTGGCCCTGGCTTCGACCAATGCTCCGTCGATTACAGTAACACTATCGGGCAATACCTACAACACGGCCAACACGCTGGAAGTAGTAAACTGGAACGTGGAGTGGTTTGGCTCGACGCAAAATGGTCCGAGCAACAAAGACCAGCAACAAACCAACGTGCGCACTATTCTTAACTCACTGAAGGCCGACATCTATGGCTTGGTGGAAGTAGTGGATACGGCTCGCCTGGGCCCCATCGTGCGGCAGCTGCCGGGCGGCGGCTATACCTACCGCGTGTCGGACTTCGGCTCGTATGCTGATAACGCGCAGGATCCGGACTATGCCACCGCGCAGAAGCTGGCGTTTGTGTATAACACCAATATTTTCAAGAATGTAGTTATTTCGTCGCTGTTCCGCTGCACGCAGGCCGAGAATTGCCCCGAGTTCAACTATTGGTCGTCGGGGCGCTTCCCCTACCTACTCGATGCCGACGTAACCCTGAATGGTGCCACCCAGCATTTCACCTTCGTTCTGATTCATGCCAAAGCCAACACCAGCCCCACGTCTACCTCGTATGAGCGGCGGAAAAATGCGGCCGATGGCCTGAAGGCTGCGCTGGACGCCAACTACAAGGGAAAGAATGTGATTATCCTGGGTGATTTCAACGACGACCTCGACCAAACTATCACCACGGGCCTCAACACGACGGCTACGTCGTACAGCGCCTTCACGACCGACGTGGCCAACTACACTGCCCTAACGCTTCCCCTAAGCCTGGCCGGCCAACGCTCTACCGTAGGTTATAATGATGTGATTGACCACGTTATCGTTACCAAAGCTACGGAGTCGTTGGTAGTGCCCAACTCAACCGAAATTCTGACGAGCGTAGCCAACTTAGTAACCAACTACGGGAATACCACTACGGACCACTACCCCGTGCAGACACGCTATACCTTTGGGGTAACGACGCCCACCAAAAACGCCGCGGCCAACCGCCAGGTAGAGGTGTATCCTAACCCAGTGACCAACGCCATCCGCCTGAATCTTCCCGAGCCAGCAGCTAAAACACTGCATCTGCGCGTGTTATCGGTAGATGGCCGCCAGGTGGCCATGGGCACCGGCTCGCTGGAACAGTTGAATCAGCAGCTAAATAAAGGCCTGAGCCAGCTGAAAGCTGGGGTGTACATCATCCAGGTGAATGGCGGTACGCAGACGTACGTGAAGCGCTTCATCAAGCAATAG
- a CDS encoding ATP-grasp domain-containing protein encodes MKKIGILFGRENSFPQAFVDRVNEKAPSGIQAEFVQIGLVEQSVPTDYAVIIDRISQDVPFYRAYLKNAALGGTAVVNNPFWWSADEKFFNNALAVQLGVPVPKTLLLPSKNRPDDTSEQSFRNLNWTDWDAAFEKLGWPVFMKPHSGGGWKNVYKLDNPEQFFSAYNETGQLVMLLQEAVEFTDYFRCYCIGGKDVRIMPYEPRNEFHQRYATEMKTTGAAGKKLLATMKDYVLKLNQGLGYDFNTVEFAVRDGIPLAIDFGNPAPDADIHSVGQENFEWVVEAAANMAIKRAQAQKPGKDNLTWGTFVHPTAAAAPAKKPAAPKKVAATKKES; translated from the coding sequence ATGAAAAAAATTGGCATCCTCTTCGGTCGTGAAAACAGCTTTCCGCAGGCATTCGTTGACCGCGTAAACGAGAAAGCGCCGAGCGGCATTCAGGCCGAGTTTGTGCAGATTGGTTTAGTGGAGCAAAGTGTTCCGACCGATTACGCGGTAATTATCGACCGGATTTCGCAGGACGTGCCTTTCTACCGCGCCTACCTCAAAAATGCCGCGCTGGGCGGCACAGCCGTAGTTAACAACCCTTTCTGGTGGTCGGCCGACGAAAAGTTTTTCAACAACGCGCTGGCTGTGCAACTGGGCGTGCCGGTGCCCAAAACCCTGCTCCTACCATCCAAGAACCGTCCCGACGACACGTCGGAACAATCGTTCCGCAACCTGAACTGGACAGATTGGGATGCGGCTTTTGAGAAGCTGGGCTGGCCCGTATTTATGAAGCCGCACTCGGGCGGTGGCTGGAAAAACGTATACAAGCTCGACAACCCCGAGCAGTTTTTCAGCGCCTACAACGAAACCGGCCAACTGGTGATGCTGCTCCAGGAAGCCGTGGAGTTCACCGACTATTTCCGCTGCTACTGCATCGGCGGCAAGGACGTGCGCATTATGCCCTACGAGCCCCGCAATGAGTTTCATCAGCGCTACGCCACCGAGATGAAAACGACGGGCGCCGCCGGTAAGAAGCTGCTAGCCACGATGAAGGACTACGTACTGAAGCTCAACCAAGGCCTCGGCTACGATTTCAACACCGTAGAATTTGCCGTGCGCGACGGCATCCCGCTGGCCATCGACTTCGGCAACCCCGCCCCCGACGCCGACATTCACTCCGTAGGCCAGGAGAACTTTGAGTGGGTAGTAGAAGCCGCCGCCAACATGGCCATCAAACGTGCCCAAGCACAAAAGCCTGGCAAAGACAATCTTACCTGGGGCACCTTTGTGCATCCTACAGCTGCCGCCGCGCCGGCTAAGAAGCCCGCTGCGCCGAAGAAGGTAGCAGCCACTAAGAAAGAAAGCTAG
- a CDS encoding AlbA family DNA-binding domain-containing protein, translating to MLHELIRQGEGERLEFKKKTTHPTRISRTLVSLANTHGGQVLVGVDDDGRVVGVRDAEEEIYVLRQAAEHFVDPPLTNLRFREVEEDDRIVLIVTVPESPRKPHRAQVADGDWRSYVRVRDESVQASGLTEKVLERSEPSTGVEWMPLNKEELAVLDYLRTHPRITLPQYMKLLNIGKRRAFRTLIKLTLHGYIRHHDKEREPYYTL from the coding sequence ATGCTACACGAACTCATCCGCCAGGGCGAAGGCGAGCGGTTGGAATTCAAGAAGAAGACCACCCATCCCACACGTATTTCCCGCACGCTAGTGTCGCTGGCCAACACGCACGGCGGACAAGTATTGGTAGGCGTCGACGATGACGGGCGCGTGGTGGGCGTGCGCGATGCGGAGGAGGAAATCTATGTGCTGCGACAGGCGGCAGAGCATTTCGTGGACCCGCCGCTTACCAATCTGCGCTTTCGGGAGGTAGAAGAAGATGACCGCATTGTGCTGATCGTAACGGTCCCAGAAAGTCCGCGCAAGCCCCACCGTGCCCAGGTAGCCGACGGCGACTGGCGCAGCTACGTGCGTGTGCGCGACGAGAGTGTGCAAGCCAGCGGCCTCACCGAAAAAGTGTTGGAGCGCAGTGAGCCAAGCACGGGTGTGGAGTGGATGCCACTAAATAAAGAGGAACTAGCCGTGCTGGACTACCTACGCACGCACCCGCGCATCACGCTGCCGCAGTACATGAAGCTGCTGAACATTGGCAAGCGCCGCGCCTTCCGCACCCTTATCAAGCTCACGCTGCACGGCTACATCCGCCACCATGATAAGGAGCGGGAACCGTATTATACGTTGTGA
- a CDS encoding DUF3127 domain-containing protein, whose protein sequence is MAYDATGRLHEIFDEQQVSEKFRKREFVLEVIDGQYPEHIKFQLVQDKTALIDPYKIGDEIKVTFNLRGRGFNKNGQMLYFTNLEAWRLESAAGGASAPAAGGGYSQQAAPRAAAPASQNQNPNLRAQPAAPIAGDDDNDLPF, encoded by the coding sequence ATGGCTTACGATGCTACCGGCCGCCTGCACGAGATTTTCGACGAGCAACAGGTGAGCGAGAAATTCCGCAAGCGCGAGTTCGTACTGGAGGTTATAGATGGTCAGTACCCTGAGCATATCAAGTTTCAACTGGTGCAGGACAAAACCGCGCTCATCGACCCCTACAAAATCGGTGACGAGATTAAAGTAACCTTCAACCTGCGTGGTCGTGGTTTCAACAAAAATGGCCAGATGCTGTACTTCACCAACCTCGAAGCCTGGCGTTTGGAGTCGGCTGCTGGTGGTGCTTCGGCTCCGGCTGCTGGTGGTGGCTACTCGCAGCAGGCTGCGCCTCGCGCCGCTGCTCCTGCTTCGCAAAACCAGAACCCCAACCTGCGGGCCCAACCCGCTGCCCCCATCGCCGGCGACGACGACAATGACCTGCCTTTCTAG
- a CDS encoding YkvA family protein: MATLAEKGFNIAKNAVFSAFIGRATRMLGKPFLVATALHDVAQKLDDQDSKKGPIQQVIDVGRLLIRLVTAFINGSYRELSKTTAISGLAVLLYVLSPIDLVPDALPVLGFLDDAALIAWFMERFRQELEHFKSWEETSAKVAEDAHEPARPNKELPAVAELGHS; the protein is encoded by the coding sequence ATGGCTACACTTGCCGAAAAAGGTTTTAACATCGCTAAAAACGCCGTATTCTCTGCTTTCATAGGGCGTGCTACCAGGATGCTGGGCAAGCCCTTTCTGGTGGCTACTGCTCTGCACGACGTAGCGCAAAAGCTGGACGATCAGGACAGCAAGAAAGGCCCCATTCAACAGGTGATTGACGTGGGCCGGCTGCTGATTCGACTGGTTACAGCCTTCATCAATGGGTCCTACCGCGAGCTTTCCAAAACGACTGCCATATCGGGGCTGGCGGTACTGCTCTACGTATTGTCGCCAATTGATTTAGTGCCCGACGCCCTACCCGTGTTGGGCTTTCTGGACGATGCAGCGCTGATTGCCTGGTTTATGGAACGCTTCCGCCAAGAGCTGGAGCACTTCAAATCGTGGGAAGAAACTTCCGCTAAGGTAGCCGAAGATGCCCACGAGCCCGCTCGCCCCAACAAAGAGCTGCCCGCCGTGGCAGAGCTGGGCCACTCGTAA